The following coding sequences lie in one Halogeometricum rufum genomic window:
- a CDS encoding amphi-Trp domain-containing protein — translation MVSKTLNAEKLTREEAASRLRALADAIESGGDADVSVGNKRIRLSPRSSLAYEIGVRERSSILRGSRESITVTMDWKAASGRRSE, via the coding sequence ATGGTCAGCAAGACGCTCAACGCGGAGAAACTCACGCGCGAAGAGGCCGCCAGCCGCCTGCGAGCGCTCGCGGACGCCATCGAGAGCGGCGGCGACGCGGACGTCAGCGTCGGCAACAAGCGGATACGGCTCAGCCCGCGGTCGTCGCTCGCCTACGAAATCGGCGTGCGCGAACGGTCGTCCATCCTCCGCGGGAGCAGAGAGAGCATCACCGTCACGATGGACTGGAAGGCCGCGTCCGGGCGACGGAGCGAGTAA
- a CDS encoding NAD(P)/FAD-dependent oxidoreductase, translating into MHVVIVGGGVVGLSSAHALAERGADVTLCEAGTLGGGSTGRAAGGIRMQFSTPVNVDLSVASVPVWESFEERFGVDIDYRRNGYLFLAREASTAADFESNVEMQTARGVPSRLLSPAEATEVCPELRADEFVAATYCPDDGVADPHSAVQGYSRAVDEAGVDVRTKTPVTGLDREGDGWRVETPAETFAADAVVNAAGAWARRVGRLADVALPVAPRRRQAAVVEPERLLPESVPLTIDLDRGAYFRPEREGTALVGGHFADEDPDVDPDDFSESPDLAWTAEAVERAADVARYFGPETRVRNGWAGLYAVTPDHHAVVDEVAPGFVVAAGFSGHGFQHAPATGRCVAELCLDGAASHVDVSALSLDRFEADDEGLVEQNVA; encoded by the coding sequence ATGCACGTCGTCATCGTCGGCGGGGGCGTCGTCGGACTGTCGTCCGCCCACGCACTCGCCGAACGCGGCGCGGACGTGACGCTCTGCGAGGCCGGCACACTCGGCGGGGGCAGCACCGGCCGGGCCGCCGGCGGGATTCGGATGCAGTTTTCCACGCCCGTGAACGTCGACCTCTCCGTCGCCAGCGTCCCCGTCTGGGAGTCGTTCGAGGAGCGGTTCGGCGTCGACATCGACTACCGGCGGAACGGCTACCTGTTCCTCGCGCGCGAGGCGTCGACGGCCGCCGACTTCGAGTCGAACGTCGAGATGCAGACGGCTCGCGGCGTCCCCAGCCGACTGCTCTCGCCCGCGGAGGCGACCGAAGTCTGTCCGGAACTCCGCGCCGACGAGTTCGTCGCGGCGACGTACTGCCCGGACGACGGCGTCGCCGACCCGCACTCGGCGGTGCAGGGCTACTCGCGGGCCGTCGACGAGGCGGGCGTGGACGTGCGGACGAAGACGCCGGTCACGGGCCTGGACCGCGAGGGCGACGGCTGGCGCGTCGAGACGCCCGCGGAGACGTTCGCGGCCGACGCCGTCGTCAACGCCGCCGGCGCGTGGGCCAGACGCGTCGGCCGCCTCGCCGACGTGGCGCTCCCCGTCGCGCCGCGCCGCCGACAGGCCGCCGTCGTCGAACCCGAACGCCTCCTCCCCGAGTCCGTCCCGCTCACCATCGACCTCGACAGGGGGGCATACTTCCGCCCCGAACGCGAGGGGACGGCCCTCGTCGGCGGCCACTTCGCCGACGAGGACCCGGACGTGGACCCCGACGACTTCTCGGAGTCGCCCGATTTGGCGTGGACGGCCGAGGCGGTCGAACGCGCGGCGGACGTGGCGCGCTACTTCGGTCCCGAGACGCGCGTCCGGAACGGGTGGGCCGGCCTGTACGCCGTCACGCCCGACCACCACGCCGTCGTGGACGAGGTGGCGCCGGGGTTCGTCGTCGCCGCGGGGTTCTCCGGCCACGGCTTCCAGCACGCCCCCGCGACGGGCCGGTGCGTCGCCGAGTTGTGTCTCGACGGCGCGGCCTCGCACGTCGACGTCTCTGCGCTGTCGCTGGACCGGTTCGAGGCCGACGACGAGGGACTGGTCGAACAGAACGTGGCGTGA
- a CDS encoding ornithine cyclodeaminase family protein codes for MTDVRVLSDERVASLLSLPDLLPEIERAFVKQGRGEVERPPRPHYSVGAETPGTALTMPAYVHGDPTYATKLAAVHESNAEKGLPTVNAQIAVTDAETGLPLAYLAGTRVTNARTGCIGGLAARELADAPVRLGVFGAGAQARWQTRAVAAATDLERVRIYSPSDSREACAADLRARLPDVDVSAVDSPDEVLAGSNVVVTATTSTEPVFDGDRLETGTLVVAVGAFTPEMRELDGVTVRRASRLFADVPEEAVETGDFAEAGVEATDLTPFSDVFEAGTGRENDGEIVVVESVGSAVLDAVTAGHLYEAAEEADAGTVVEL; via the coding sequence ATGACCGACGTACGCGTCCTCTCGGACGAACGGGTCGCCTCGTTGCTCTCCCTGCCGGACCTCCTGCCCGAGATAGAGCGGGCGTTCGTGAAACAGGGCCGCGGCGAGGTCGAACGGCCGCCGCGGCCGCACTACTCAGTCGGGGCGGAGACGCCCGGCACCGCGCTGACGATGCCCGCCTACGTCCACGGCGACCCGACGTACGCGACGAAACTCGCCGCCGTCCACGAGTCGAACGCCGAGAAGGGACTGCCGACCGTGAACGCGCAGATTGCCGTCACGGACGCCGAGACGGGACTCCCCCTCGCCTACCTCGCCGGCACTCGCGTGACGAACGCGCGGACGGGGTGTATCGGCGGTCTGGCGGCGCGGGAACTCGCCGACGCCCCCGTCCGACTGGGCGTGTTCGGCGCGGGCGCGCAGGCGCGGTGGCAGACGCGCGCCGTCGCGGCGGCGACGGACCTCGAACGGGTGCGAATCTACTCCCCGTCGGACTCCCGCGAGGCGTGCGCCGCGGACCTGCGCGCGCGACTGCCGGACGTGGACGTGTCGGCCGTCGACTCGCCGGACGAGGTGCTGGCGGGGTCGAACGTCGTCGTGACGGCGACGACCAGCACCGAACCGGTGTTCGACGGCGACCGACTGGAGACGGGGACGCTCGTCGTCGCCGTCGGCGCGTTCACCCCGGAGATGCGCGAACTCGACGGGGTGACCGTCCGCCGCGCGAGTCGCCTGTTCGCCGACGTGCCCGAGGAGGCCGTCGAGACGGGCGACTTCGCCGAGGCGGGCGTGGAGGCGACGGACCTGACGCCGTTCTCGGACGTGTTCGAGGCGGGGACGGGCCGCGAGAACGACGGCGAGATAGTCGTCGTCGAGAGCGTCGGGTCGGCGGTGCTGGACGCGGTGACGGCCGGCCACCTGTACGAGGCGGCCGAAGAAGCGGACGCGGGAACGGTCGTCGAACTGTAA
- a CDS encoding tryptophan--tRNA ligase: MTRDHDTETDASGREDPRTDGGTSAEGADDVALDPWGSSTISDYRKLFEEFGIEEFDEVLPEIPDPHYLMRRGVIFGHRDYRPVAEAMRDGDPFAVLSGFMPTGDPHIGHKLVFDEIIWHQQQGGDAYGLIADLEAHSARGMTWEEIDEHARDYLLSLLALGFDPEEGELYRQSDNRELQDLAFELGSKANYSEFEAIYGFDGSTNVSHVQSVVTQMADILYPQLDEPKPTVIPVGPDQDPHVRLARDLSDRMRFFKVTEAYASFELTDAERSLVAAAYEDREAFAEDPETPRCEEAGEWLSEANLDALGVVVAEDVRESAVEKLTNAGMEPLRRRVRFLDANATDAAFDALVEAIDGEKRRYDEHIDAFDLSFADADELAREVEVDHGGYGFVHPSSVYHRFMTGLTGGKMSSSVPASHISLLDDPEEGYDKVKSATTGGRETAEKQRELGGEADKCPVYELYAYLLAGDDDEFAKEVYDECVGGERLCGGCKEQAAELMREFLADHQEKRAEMEELLDELDISTESGRRGVAPGDD; encoded by the coding sequence ATGACACGAGACCACGACACCGAGACGGACGCGTCGGGACGCGAGGACCCCCGCACGGACGGGGGTACCTCGGCGGAAGGAGCTGACGACGTGGCCTTGGACCCGTGGGGTTCCTCGACAATCTCGGACTACCGCAAACTGTTCGAGGAGTTCGGCATCGAGGAGTTCGACGAGGTGCTCCCGGAGATTCCGGACCCGCACTACCTGATGCGCCGCGGCGTCATCTTCGGCCACCGCGACTACCGGCCCGTCGCCGAGGCGATGCGCGACGGCGACCCGTTCGCGGTCCTCTCGGGGTTCATGCCGACCGGCGATCCCCACATCGGCCACAAACTCGTCTTCGACGAGATAATCTGGCATCAGCAGCAGGGCGGCGACGCGTACGGTCTCATCGCCGACCTGGAGGCCCACTCCGCGCGCGGCATGACGTGGGAGGAGATAGACGAACACGCGCGCGACTACCTGCTGTCGCTGCTCGCACTCGGATTCGACCCCGAGGAGGGCGAACTCTACCGGCAGTCCGACAACCGCGAACTGCAGGACCTCGCCTTCGAACTCGGGTCGAAGGCGAACTACTCGGAGTTCGAGGCCATCTACGGCTTCGACGGCAGTACGAACGTCTCGCACGTGCAGTCGGTCGTCACGCAGATGGCGGACATCCTCTACCCCCAACTGGACGAGCCGAAACCGACGGTCATCCCCGTCGGCCCCGACCAGGACCCGCACGTCCGCCTCGCCCGCGACCTGTCGGACCGGATGCGCTTCTTCAAGGTGACCGAGGCGTACGCGAGTTTCGAACTGACGGACGCCGAACGCTCGCTCGTCGCCGCCGCCTACGAGGACCGCGAGGCGTTCGCCGAGGACCCCGAGACGCCGCGCTGTGAGGAGGCGGGCGAGTGGCTCTCGGAGGCGAACCTCGACGCACTCGGCGTCGTCGTCGCCGAGGACGTCCGCGAGAGCGCCGTCGAGAAACTGACGAACGCCGGGATGGAACCCCTCCGCCGGCGCGTCCGCTTCCTCGACGCCAACGCCACCGACGCGGCGTTCGACGCCCTCGTGGAGGCAATCGACGGCGAGAAACGCCGCTACGACGAGCACATCGACGCCTTCGACCTGTCGTTCGCCGACGCCGACGAACTCGCCCGCGAGGTGGAAGTCGACCACGGCGGCTACGGCTTCGTCCACCCCTCCTCGGTCTACCACCGGTTCATGACCGGGCTGACGGGCGGGAAGATGTCCTCGTCGGTTCCGGCGAGTCACATCTCCCTGTTGGACGACCCCGAGGAGGGCTACGACAAGGTGAAGTCCGCGACGACGGGCGGGCGCGAGACGGCCGAGAAACAGCGCGAACTCGGCGGCGAGGCGGACAAGTGCCCCGTCTACGAACTGTACGCCTACCTGCTGGCCGGCGACGACGACGAGTTCGCCAAGGAGGTGTACGACGAGTGCGTCGGCGGCGAACGCCTCTGTGGCGGGTGCAAGGAGCAGGCCGCCGAACTGATGCGGGAGTTCCTCGCAGACCACCAGGAGAAGCGCGCGGAGATGGAGGAACTGCTGGACGAACTCGACATCTCCACCGAGTCGGGCCGCCGCGGCGTCGCCCCCGGCGACGACTGA
- the endA gene encoding tRNA-intron lyase, giving the protein MDATLHDGVVRVGDDARQRFYDARGYGRPLDGNRLELAPVEAAHLLSRGDLDDIDGMDFREFLVRTGAVLEFVVYKDLRDRGFYLSPAREDWPGVEDADGVDFVVYPRGKGPTDGDVEYRVRLTGEREPVAAASLGDVVLAIVDEDGDLTYFDTDADPDVSGTDDYAPPAGLDADLLLDRVVCYESPDEVYEHGFYGQRLFGRNAEEGPLQLSLVEGAYLARRGVIDVAADEVVALARDVEGGRFDRRLHAYAALRDAGAVPKSGFKFGADFRVYTDFETVSDLSHSADLVRVVAPDHAFLPRDLSLDVRLSGGVRKRMVFALTDANGGIDWLSVARLTP; this is encoded by the coding sequence ATGGACGCGACACTGCACGACGGCGTCGTTCGGGTCGGGGACGACGCGCGTCAGCGGTTCTACGACGCTCGGGGCTACGGCCGGCCGCTGGACGGCAACCGCCTCGAACTCGCGCCGGTCGAGGCGGCGCACCTGCTCTCGCGCGGTGACCTCGACGACATCGACGGGATGGACTTCCGCGAGTTCCTGGTTCGGACCGGCGCGGTGCTGGAGTTCGTCGTCTACAAGGACCTCAGGGACAGGGGATTCTACCTCTCGCCCGCGCGCGAGGACTGGCCGGGCGTCGAGGACGCCGACGGCGTCGACTTCGTCGTCTACCCGCGCGGGAAGGGACCGACGGACGGCGACGTGGAGTACCGCGTCCGCCTCACCGGCGAACGGGAACCCGTCGCCGCCGCCTCTCTCGGCGACGTCGTCCTCGCCATCGTCGACGAGGACGGCGACCTGACGTACTTCGACACCGACGCCGACCCGGACGTGAGCGGCACCGACGACTACGCTCCGCCGGCGGGACTCGACGCCGACCTGTTGCTCGACCGGGTGGTCTGCTACGAGTCGCCCGACGAGGTGTACGAACACGGCTTCTACGGGCAGCGACTGTTCGGCCGCAACGCCGAGGAGGGTCCGCTCCAACTGTCGCTCGTCGAGGGCGCGTACCTCGCGCGCCGCGGCGTCATCGACGTGGCGGCCGACGAGGTGGTTGCGCTCGCCCGCGACGTGGAGGGCGGCCGATTCGACCGCCGCCTCCACGCCTACGCGGCGCTCAGAGACGCCGGCGCCGTCCCCAAGAGCGGGTTCAAGTTCGGCGCGGACTTCCGCGTCTACACCGACTTCGAGACGGTGTCGGACCTGAGCCACTCCGCGGACCTCGTGCGCGTCGTCGCGCCCGACCACGCGTTCCTGCCCCGCGACCTCTCCTTGGACGTGCGGCTCTCCGGCGGGGTGCGGAAACGAATGGTTTTTGCGCTCACCGACGCCAACGGTGGAATAGACTGGCTTTCGGTAGCCCGACTCACCCCATGA
- a CDS encoding Sjogren's syndrome/scleroderma autoantigen 1 family protein → MPETIRVFAGDCTTTFEGSRARTQRGRVVVVVKPDRTVLVHDADGYQPVSWLTRPDSLTVETDDAGFGLVARAGDQVLRVRSHESSGRAEYPATEAGVPVGSHPRTGEPLVRVGGAVVGLDSDATYKLPAGATVLEETCEDCGLPRMRAECGAAFELCVDRACESLDDAVRDRFDGEWTCPDCESPLSVVRRGGRLLAGCSAYPDCEAAFAIPAGVVVADCDCGLPVFETARGRRCLDGTCEAFGG, encoded by the coding sequence ATGCCAGAGACGATTCGCGTCTTCGCCGGCGACTGCACGACCACGTTCGAGGGTTCGCGCGCCCGTACCCAGCGCGGACGCGTCGTGGTCGTCGTGAAACCCGACCGCACCGTCCTCGTCCACGACGCGGACGGCTACCAGCCCGTGTCGTGGCTGACCCGCCCCGACTCGCTCACGGTCGAGACGGACGACGCCGGGTTCGGACTCGTCGCCCGCGCGGGCGACCAGGTGCTCCGCGTCCGGAGTCACGAGTCGAGCGGACGGGCGGAGTACCCGGCCACCGAGGCGGGCGTCCCCGTCGGGTCGCACCCGCGGACGGGCGAACCACTCGTCCGCGTCGGCGGCGCCGTCGTCGGACTCGACTCCGACGCGACGTACAAACTCCCCGCGGGGGCGACGGTGCTGGAGGAGACGTGCGAGGACTGCGGCCTGCCGAGGATGCGCGCCGAGTGCGGCGCCGCCTTCGAACTCTGCGTGGACCGCGCCTGCGAGTCGCTGGACGACGCCGTCCGCGACCGGTTCGACGGCGAGTGGACCTGCCCGGACTGCGAGTCCCCCCTCTCCGTCGTCCGCCGCGGCGGCCGCCTCCTCGCCGGGTGTTCGGCGTACCCGGACTGCGAGGCGGCGTTCGCGATTCCCGCCGGCGTCGTCGTCGCCGACTGCGACTGCGGACTCCCCGTGTTCGAGACGGCCCGCGGGCGGCGGTGCCTCGACGGGACGTGCGAGGCGTTCGGCGGGTGA
- a CDS encoding HAD family hydrolase, whose product MDVPDDAVLFDMDGVLVDSETYWHRFEDDWVYAEAIESGDPSHEEVTGMNYREIHDYLTAEYGTTVTKEEFVAAYDDRAQSLYGEQVELMDGANDLFDAIRAAGRKLGIVSSAPQAWIGIVRDRFGLDPLDLILSADDIDDPGKPEPHIYEHAAAELGLSPGDCVVVEDSVHGVEAAARSGAFTVAYRSTHNAELDLSRADVVVDGPEELRRTLLD is encoded by the coding sequence ATGGACGTCCCCGACGACGCGGTGTTGTTCGACATGGACGGCGTGTTGGTCGACTCAGAGACGTACTGGCACCGGTTCGAGGACGACTGGGTGTACGCGGAGGCCATCGAGTCCGGCGACCCCTCCCACGAGGAGGTGACGGGCATGAACTACCGCGAGATTCACGACTACCTCACCGCGGAGTACGGCACCACGGTGACCAAAGAGGAGTTCGTGGCGGCGTACGACGACCGCGCGCAGTCGCTGTACGGCGAGCAGGTCGAGTTGATGGACGGGGCGAACGACCTGTTCGACGCCATCCGCGCGGCCGGGCGGAAACTCGGCATCGTCTCCTCGGCGCCGCAGGCGTGGATCGGAATCGTCCGCGACCGGTTCGGGCTGGACCCCCTCGACCTGATTCTCAGCGCGGACGACATCGACGACCCGGGCAAGCCGGAACCGCACATCTACGAACACGCCGCGGCCGAACTCGGCCTCTCGCCGGGCGATTGCGTCGTCGTCGAGGACTCCGTCCACGGCGTCGAGGCGGCCGCCCGGTCCGGCGCGTTCACCGTCGCCTACCGCTCGACGCACAACGCCGAGTTGGACCTCTCGCGGGCGGACGTGGTGGTCGACGGTCCCGAGGAACTGCGTCGGACACTCCTCGACTGA